The DNA window GGCCGAAGAGGCGGGCGGTGCCGCCGGAGGGGCGGACGAGCCCGAGCAGAATCTTGACGAGGGTCGTTTTCCCCGCGCCGTTGGGGCCGAGGAGGCCAAAAATTGCGCCCTCCTCCACCGCGAGCGAAATGCCGTCGAGTGCCTGCACCGTCGATCGCCGTAGGAGTCCGGTGCGGTAGGTCTTCGACAGCGACGAGACGGAGAGGGCGGGCATGGGGATTATTGGTTCGCGTCCGGTTCCGGGGACGTGGGAGAATCTGGTGCGTCGCCTGCCCCAGGGGGGCGGGCCGGCGCCTCACGCCGAGCGACGTGCATGGTGCGCTGCGGGAACGGAATCTCGATGCCCTTTGCGTCGAAGGCGCGCTTCAGGCGCTGCCGCAGCTCTCGTTCTGCGGCGTACTGCTCGCCCGGCGTTACGCGCACCACGACCCGGGCCGTGACCGACGAGTCGCCGAAGTCCATCAGTCCCTGTACCTGGGGCGTCTCGTCCAGGACAATTTCCTCGTGTGCAGCCACCCACTCGTTTGCAACGCGTTCCATGACGGGGAGGATGGCGTCCACGTCCTGCTCGTAGCTGAGCCCCACCGGCACGATGGCGCGGGCCCACTGCACGCTCTTGTTGCCGAAGGTGCGCACCTCCCCGGCGGGGATCATCACGAGCTCGCCGTCGAACTTCCGCAGCTTGATGAGCCGCACCCCGATCTCCTCGATCGTGCCGGTGTGCCCGTCAATCGTGACGAGGTCGCCGACGTGCAGAATGTCGTCGAAGAGCAGAAAAATGCCCCCGATGACGTCCTTCACGAGGGTCTGGGCCCCAAACCCCACGGCGAGACCGGCGATGCCGGCGGTGGCAATCAGCGCCCCGATGTCGAGCCCCACTTCGCTGAGCACCATGATGCCCGCAACCGCCCATACGACGTAGCCCGCCGTGGACTGGAGCAGGGTGCCGAGCGTGACGGCCCGCTGGCGCTTCGGGTCGGTTGCCGGACGGTCCGCGACGGTCGCGATCCACCGTTCCGTCCCCCGCCGGACCAGGGCGAGCACGAGCGCCGCCAGGGCGAGAATAATGACGATCCGCACCGCCCCCAGCAGAAGGACCTGCAGGCCGGGCGAGTCGAGCCACGCCTGCGGGGCACCGAGCTGGAGGAGGAGATCGATCAAGGGAAGAAGCGGGCCGTCGGGAAGATAAAGGAACGCCGGGATGGGCTAGGCATCCGTGAGGGCCTCAACGCCGGGAAGGGGGGCGCCCTCGAGAAACGTAAGCAGGGCGCCGCCGCCGGTCGAGACGTGACTGATGCGGTCGTCGCACCCGGACCGGGTCAGTGCCGACACCGAATCGCCGCCCCCGACCACCGAAAAGGCACCGTCGTCCGTGGCGTCGGCCATGGCTTCTGCGATCGCGGTCGTGCCGTCCGCGAACGGGTCGACCTCGAACACGCCCATGGGCCCGTTCCAGACCACCGTCGCCGCGCCGAGGATGCGGTCGCGGTAGGCGTCGATGGTGGCGGGGCCGATGTCGAGGCCCATGAGCTCCGCCGGGATGTCCCCCTCCACGACCGAGGCCGTAGCGTCGGCCTCCGGCGCCTCGGCCACGACGTGATCCGTGGGGAGGGTGATGGTCCCCTCGGCCTGTTCGTACAGGTCCTCGGCCGTGTCCAGCCGATCGGCCTCCACGCGGGAGGCGCCCACCTCGTGCCCGAGCACCTTGAGGAAGGTGTAGCTCATGGCGCCCCCAATGAGCAGGTGGTCCGCCGTCTCCGACAGGGCCCGGATCGTCCCCAGTTTGTCGGAGACCTTGGAGCCGCCGAGGATGGCAACCATGGGATGGGCCGGGTCGTCCCGGACGCGCGTCAGGGCCTCAATCTCGTCCTCCATCAGGCGCCCCAGGGCCGCCACGTCCATGAACTCGGCCACCCCGGCGGTGGAGGCGTGCGCCCGGTGGGCCGCGCCGAAGGCATCGTTGACGTACACGTCGGCCAGGTTGGCCAGGGCCGTCGCGAAGGCCTCGTCGTTCGCCTTCTCGCCGGCGTCGAAGCGCGTGTTCTCCAGCAAGATCACGCTCCCCTCGCTCATGCCGTTGATCACCTCCTCGACGGTATCCCCCACCGTGTTGCTGGAGAACCGGACCCGTTCTTCGATGAGGGTGCCGAGGTGATCCGCCACGCAGGCGAGGCTCAGGTCCGGGTCGGGCTGACCGCCCGGACGCCCCAGGTGGCTCACGAGGATGGCCTTGCCGCCGTGGTCGAGGACGTGGCGAATGGTGGGAAGGGCCGCACGGATGCGGGTGTCGTCCCCCACGCAGGGGCTTCCGTCCTCGGAGGTGTCGAGCGGCACGTTGAAGTCGACCCGGATGAGGACGCGTTGGCCGCGTACGTCGACGTCGTCGAGGGTTAACTTATGCATGGAACGGGGAAGTTGGGCGACAGAACGGGCGATGGGTCATGCCGCCCCGCGCGGGCTGCAGCCGGGGCCGCGGGGCGGCACGAGGGCACAGCTACACGTTCATGAGCCGCTCCACGAGATCCACGGTCCGGTTCGCGTAGCCCCATTCGTTGTCGTACCAGCCGACCAATTTCACCTGCGAGCCGGCGACCTTCGTCCACGGCGCGTCGTAGATGCAGGAGTGCGGGTCGTGGATGATGTCACGCGAGACGATCGGGTCGTCGCTGTAGGCGAGGATCCCGTCGAGCGCGCCGTTGGCGGCTTCGTAGAAGGCCTCGTTGACGTCCTCGACCGTCACGTCCTGCTCCACGACCGCCGTAAGGTCGGTCACCGAGCCGTCCGGCGTCGGGACGCGCATGGCCATGCCGTCGAGCGCGCCATCGAGGTGGGGCAGCACCTTGCCGACGGCCTTGGCGCCGCCCGTGGTGGTGGGAATGATGGACTCGGCGGCGGTCCGGGCGCGGCGGAGGTCGCCGTGGGGGCCGTCGACGATGTTCTGGGAGGCGGTGTAGGCGTGTACGGTCGTCATGAGGCCGCTCTCCACGCCGAAGGCGTCGTCGAGCACCTTCACCAGCGGGGCGAGGCAGTTGGTGGTGCAACTGGCGTTGGAGACCACCTTCTCGTCGCCGGTGAGGATCTCGTCGTTGACGCCCAGCACCACCATGGCGTCCACCTCGCTCTTGGCGGGGGCGCTGATGACGACCTGGTCCGCGCCGGCCTCCAGGTGCTGGGAGGCCTTGTCGTAGGTCCGGAACACGCCCGTGGACTCGATCACCACGTCGGTGTCGTGGTCGCCCCACGGAAGGTTCGTCGGGTCTTTTTTGCTGAAGACGGGAAACTCCTGCTCGTCCACCACGAGGGTGCTGTCCTCCAGGTGCACGTCGCCGGGGAATTGCCCGTGGACCGAGTCGTACTTGAGCAGGGTGGCCAGCGTCTCGGCGTCTGTTAGGTCGTTGATGCCTACGATCTCGATCTCGTCCTCCTCCCGTTCCAGGAGGGCACGAAAGCACAGCCGCCCGATGCGACCAAATCCATTAATTCCAAGCTTGATTGACATAAGGGGGTAGAAGTCGTCTCAGTTCAACAGTGAGGCGAAGGCACGCCGCAGTGACGACGGCCCCAAGGAGGCAACGTAACCCTCCCGTGCGGTGAGGCAAATGCGCTATGCGTATCGCGTCGTTAAGGTATAAAAGAGCCGGAAGTCTCTTCGGTAAAGATCACATGCAAAACCGGGCCCGCCCCGGGACGGCCTGGTCGCGGGGGAAACGAATGAACGACGGCACGTTAAACGGAATTCGATACCCAATGCGGATCAGTTCGTGTGGACGCCCTCCATCGACGATCCGTCCTCTCGCGTTATCTTGATTTCGGACCCTCTCGCTGGACATGGCTGCCCTCAAAACGCCCGAAAAGACATCGCGTCGCCAAGAGCTTCGGCAAAACATTTTTGTCGACCTCTACGCGCGGGCCCTTCTGTTCTACGATGAGTACAAGCAACTCGCGCAGGGGCTCGGGGTGGCGCTTCTGGTGTTGATCCTGGCCATTCCGGGATACATCTACTACCATCAACAGCAAGAACAGGCGGCCAACCAGCAGCTCGGTCAGATTCTCCCGGTGTACGAGCAGGGCAACTTTCAGCAGGCCCTCGACGGGACGGGCGACCGGGCGGGGCTTCTCGCGATTGCCGACGACTACGGCGGCACCGACGCGGGCAACCTTGCTACCTTCTACGCCGCAAACGCCCTCTACCAGCGGGACGAGTACGACCGGGCGCTCACCTACTATCAGCGGTTCGAGAAAGAGAAGGACTTTATTGGCGCCAGCGCGTACGCGGCCCAGGCGGCCATTCAGGAAACCCGGGGGTCCTTCGAGCGGGCGGGCGGCCTTTACGAGCAGGCCGCCTCACAGTACCAGAATAAGTTGACGGCCCCCCGATATCTGCTCAACGCGGGACAGGCCTACGAAGAGGCCGGCCAGTACGAGGCGGCCATTGGGGTCTACGAGCGGATTCAGGAGGAGTACCCGGACTCCGAGCAGGCCAGCAACGCCGAACGGTACCTGGCGCGGGCGAAGGTGCACCAGGGTAGCACATCCTCGTCGTAGTCGCCTCTTCGGTCCGGGGCCGGGCATTCCGAGAGTGGGGCGGCAGCATGTGAGGGGGCAGCGTTCGGGGCGCCGAGCGTCCCCGTGCCGCCGGCCGGCCCTCTGACCTCCCGCACGTTTTACCTGTGGACGAGTCTCCTTTGGCGGCATGCCCACGATTCTGGTCGTAGACGACGAGGCGAGCATCCGGCGGACGCTCCGCGAAATTTTGGAGTACGAGGACTTTGGCGTGGAGGAGGCGGTCGACGGGGAGGAGGCGCTGGTGGCCCTCCGCGAGAATGCCTACGACCTGGTGATCCTCGACGTGAAGATGCCGAAGATGGACGGCATGGAGGTTCTCGAAACGATCGCCGACGAGGGCTACGAGGTGCCGGTCCTCATGATCAGCGGCCACGGCACCATCGAGACCGCCGTGGAGTCGACCAAGCTGGGGGCGTTCGACTTTATCGAAAAGCCGCCGGACCTCAACCGCCTGCTGGTGACCGTCCGCAACGCCCTGGACCACGGGGAGCTGGAGGTCGAGAACCGTCGCATGCGACAGACGATCACCGAGCAGAACACCGGGGACCTGCCCCCGATCATTGGGGAGAGCGACGAGATCCAAGCGATCAAGGACACGATCGAGCGGGTGGCCCCCACGGAGGCGCGGGTGCTCGTCTCCGGCGAGAACGGCACCGGCAAGGAGCTCGTGGCCAAGTGGCTGCACCACAAATCGGGCCGGGCCGACGAACCGATGGTGGAGGTAAACTGTGCTGCGATCCCGAGTGAGTTGATCGAGAGTGAGCTGTTTGGGCACGAGAAGGGGGCCTTTACCGGGGCCACGGAGCAGCGCATCGGCAAGTTCGAGCAGGCCCACGAGGGCACGCTGTTTTTGGACGAGATCGGGGACATGAGCCTCTCGGCGCAGGCGAAGGTGCTTCGCGTGCTGGAGGAGCATGAAATTGAGCGGGTCGGGGGGGAGCACACCATTTCGGTCGATGTCCGGGTGGTGGCCGCCACCAACAAGGACCTGATGGAAGAGATCGAGGAGGGACGGTTCCGGGAGGACCTCTATCACCGCATCGGGGTCATCCTCATCGATGTGCCCCCGCTCCGGGACCGGCGGGAAGACATCCCCCCGCTGACCCGACACATTGCCGAGCGGGTGGCCCAGCGCGACGGCCTTCCGCCGAAGGACTTCGCGGAAGAGGCGATCCAGCGGCTGCAGCGGTACGACTGGCGGGGGAATGTCCGCGAGCTGCACAACGTCATCGAGCGCCTCCTCATTCTCGTTGAGGGCGATGTGATTGAGGGGGACGACATCGATCAATTTGTGCAGCCGGGCGGAAACGGGGACGGCCCGACCCAAGAGCTCATCGAGGCGTACAACGACTTTAGTGACGCCCGCGACCAGTTCGAAAAGCACTTTATCCAGCACAAGCTCCACGAACACGACTGGAACGTAAGCCAGACGGCCGAAACGATCGGCATCCAGCGATCCCACCTCTACAACAAGCTCAACAAGTTCGGGCTTGAGCGGGGGGACTAGCGAGGGGCCCGGCTCCCGATGTGCCGAAACAGGGCGTGCATCGGGGGGCTGCAACCCAAGGGCTTGTGTTCACCACTCCATTGTCGCCGTTTATTCTGCCTTTCGCCGTGGACACGCCGCTGCTTCAGGTCGACGCCCTCCTCAAGCAATACGACACTGGGGGGGACGAGCCCCTCACTGTGCTTCGGGACCTCGATCTGGCCGTACAGGAGGGAGAAATTCTCGCCATCGTGGGGGAGAGTGGAACCGGAAAGTCCACGCTCCTTCACCTGCTGGGGGCGCTGGACCGGCCGACCGACGGCACGGTCCGGTTTGCCGGGACGGACCTCTTCGCGAAGAGCGACGAGGAGCTCGCGGCCTTCCGCAATCGGTCGATCGGGTTCGTCTTTCAGTTCCACCACCTGCTCCCGGAGTTTACGGCCCTTGAAAACGTGGCCATGCCGGCCCTCATCCAACACCGCTCCCTGGCGGACGTCACGCCGCGGGCCCACGAACTGCTCGCCCTGTTGGGCCTGGACGACCGTGCCGACCACCGGCCCCGGACCCTCTCGGGCGGAGAAAAGCAACGAGTGGCCATTGCCCGGGCCCTCATGAACGAGCCGGCGCTGGTGCTCATGGACGAACCGACCGGCAACCTGGACGCCCGCACGGCCGAGCCCCTGCACCGCGAGATTGAGCGGCTAAGCCGAGAGATGGACCACACCTTCGTGCTGGCCTCGCACGATCCGTCCCTGGCCGAGGTGGCCGGGCGCGTTCTACGACTCGAACACGGCACGTTGCACCCGCTGGCCGCAGCCGACGAGATGGCCCCCGAGGCCGGCCCGTCCGATGACGGGCACGCGGGGGGCTGATCTTGGGATGAAACGAAAATGATCCTTTAGCCGCGGGTGTCGAACTCCGGGTTCGGGGGCTCGTTGAGCCCAATCGAATGATGAGGCCGGCACACACTCGCACACCGGGCCCGGTGCGAGACGAATCCCTTCAGGAGAGGCCTTCCGGGTGCAGTACGAGGAACGATTGTCGGCCTGTCCCCGAGATGACCCTGTCCAACCGGTCCGCTCGGGTGCTATCTCTACGACATTAGGTGTTGTATTTCCATGGACTCGATTGACTCCCTTCCCCTGTTTCCGCTGAGCCTCGTCCTGTACCCGGGTGAGCAGCTGACCCTCCACATCTTTGAGGACCGGTACAGGGCCCTCACCGCGTACTGCCTGGAGCATGAGGTGCCCTTCGGCATCGTCCGGACCGACGGGGAGTCGTGGGCGGACGTGGGCACGACGGCCCGCATCGAGGAGGTCGTGAAGCAGTACGACGATGGGCGTTCGGACATCGTGGTGCGCGGCGAAGAGCGATTCCAGATTGACACCGTCCGCGACGACCAGGCGAGCTACTACACCGCCGATGTCGCGCTGATCGAGGACGAGGACACGACCGTCGACCTCGACCTGAAAGAGCGGGCCATCACGCAACACATGAAGCTGCTGGAACTGGCCGGCCGCACCGTTCGCCCGGACCTGTACGAGGATGTGGACCGCTTGTCGTTCGTCCTGGCCCAAAACGGGGCCCTGGACGGGGAGCAGAAGCAAGAGGTGCTCGAAGGAAGAACCGAGAACGAACGAATCCGCTACCTCATTCACCACTTCGAGTCGATCATCCCCCGCATCGAAGAGCAGGAAGGAGTGCGGCGGCGCATTCGTTCTAACGGGCACTTCAAAGACTTTCCGCCCGAAGAGGTCTAGCCCCCATGGACATTGGGGCCTGTGTTCGAGAGGTTACCTGTTCCCCTCTCTCGTCACGAACGCGCTGGTCCCCCGATGCCCGAAATTGGTCCCTACACGCTTCACACCGTCGACACCGGTCGCTTTGGACTGGACGGCGGTGCCATGTTCGGAATCGTGCCGAAGCCCCTCTGGTCGCAGCGCATCGAGCCGGACGAGCAGAACCGCATCCCGCTGAGCATGCGGTGCCTCCTGCTGATTGGGGACGGTCGCGTCGTGTTGATCGACACCGGCATCGGCGATACGTTTGAGGATACGAAGTTTCAGGACATCTTCGCGGTGGACCACAGCGGGGCCACCCTCGAGGGCTCGCTCGCAGCACACGGGGTGGCGCCGGTGGACGTGACCGACGTCGTCCTCACGCATCTCCACTTCGATCACGCGGGCGGAAGCACACGGCGGATCGATGGCGAGCCCGCGGTTGCCTTTCCCAACGCGACCTATCACGTCCAGCGACGACACTGGAACTGGGCCGCCGACCCGAACCCGAAAGAGGAACAGTCCTTTCGTTCCGATACGTTCGCCCCCATCGAAGAGGCCGGTCAGCTCAACCTCGTGGAGGGGGAGACGACGCTCCTTCCGCACGTTGACGTGTCACTCGTACACGGCCACACCGAGGCGCAACAAACCGTAACGGTGCGGGACGACGAGACGACCCTCGTCTACGTGGCGGACCTCCTGCCGACCACGCACCACCTTTCTCCGGCCTGGACGATGGCCTACGATGTCCGCCCGCTCCGGACGATCGAAGAGAAAGGCGAGTTTTTGGAGCAGGCGGCGGATTCGGAATGGAAATTGTTCTTCGAACACGATCCGGAGGTTGCGGTTGCCGACGTGGAACGCACCGACCGCGGCGTGCAGGTTGTCAATGAACGGTCCCTCGACGCTTTGTGAGGTTCTGCGACGGCTTCGGACAGACCCCCCACCTCACATCATCCCCTCTCCATTCCGCCAGTAGCGACCCGATAAAATGAGCGACTTCGAAGAGCCCGAAACGACGGACGAGCTCCACGAGGCCCTGTCCACCGTCTACCACGATCTCAACAACCCCCTCTCTATCATTTCGGGAAACGCGCAGTTTTTACTTGAACTGAGCCGAGAGGAGGAGCTCGACGACCAGTTCGCCTCGTCGGCCCAGGACATCCAGGAAGCCAGCCAGCGCATGGCGGAATCCCTCCAGCGGCTGACCCGCCTCCGGGACGCGCTCGAAGATCAGGAGGAAGCATGAGGAGAACCAGGAAAGAAACTCGCGGGCGCCGTTCGGCTACCAAGTAGCCGTGGCATCTTTTGTGTTTGGAATATGTCCAGAATGGCTGTTACATTCATACCGGGTGGTGAAATACTTCCCGATATGATCGATCCCTCCGTCGGTTTTTCCTGCAAACCCGCCACGGCCTGTTGATCCACGAACGCTACAGACGACGCCGCACAAACTGAGCTGCACGAGAGGCATCTCGAGCTAATCCGGGCCCATGCGCCGACGAATCCCGGGGCGGCACGGTGCGCTGGTCCAGGGGGAGTATCCCGCCCGCCCGCGAGTGCCCGGAAGGCCGATGTGCTCTCGTCGCATCCGGCGTTGACGTTCACTCTGTACGCGATCAATCCTCCTCTCCTATGGCTGATCAGGTTCTTTCTCGCGCGCCCCGCTGGTTCGTTGTCGCCTTTGGACTGTTCCTCGTAGGGGGGCTGACGGTGCCGGCCCACGGACAGGTCGCCCAGTCCTCGGCCCTCTTCCTCCGCATTGAGCCCGACAGCCGAGCGGCCGGGATGGGCAACGCCGGGGTGGCCACCGCCGACAACGCCAATACGATTTTCTGGAACCCGTCCGGCCTTGCGTTCCAGCAAGACACGCAGGTCGGAATCACGCACGCGAACTGGCTTCCGGAATTCAACGCCAACCTGTTCTACGAATACCTCGTCGGGTCGTACCACGTCGATGGCGTCGGGACGTTTGGGGGCAACGTCCAGTACCTCAATCTCGGCGAGACCGAGATCCGCGACCCGTCAGGGAACCGGCTCGGTGTGACGAACTCCTACCAGCTCGCCATCTCCACGTCCTACGGCGTGAAGGTGTCCGAGCGGTTGGGGGTGGGGACCTCGCTCCGATACATCCACTCGAAACTCACCTCTGGTCTACGAGAGGGAACTGGAGAAGGAAACGCAGCTACGCTCGCCACGGACATCTCGGCGCTGTACCGGTCGGCCCCTTTTGCGCTGGGCGGGGCGGACGCGACGTTCTCCGCCGGCCTTAATATCGCAAACTTAGGAGGAACACTCGACTTCAACGAAAACAGCCCGGACGAAGACCCCATTCCCGCGAATCTGCGATTTGGTCCGGCCCTGACCATCGACTTTGACGAATACAATTCGTTGACCTTCGCTACGGACTTCAACAAGTCGCTGGTGAGCACGGAGCGAAGGGTCGTGGATGGCGACACGGCTCGGGTTGGGAAAACAGGATTCGAGGCACTCTTCGATTCGTGGGGGGCGGCTCGCGGGCAGGTCGGGCCGAATGGGGAGGCCTCCAGTTTGTCTCTCGTGGAGCAGTTCACGGTCGGGACGGGTGTTGAGTACTGGTACAGCGACCTGTTCGCGCTTCGGACGGGGTACTACTACGAAAATCCGGACAACGGGGACCGCCAGTTCCTTACGTTCGGGGCCGGGCTCCGGTACAACATCGTCGGCGTGGACATCTCCTACCTCTACACCGCGGAGGACGAAAGTCCCCTGGCCAACACCCTCCGGTTCTCGCTCCTGTTCAACTTCCAGTAGGTCCTGCGGAGGCGGCCCGGGAGGGCGGAGCCGGAGGCTGTGCCCCGCTGTACAAGACCGGAGCCTGAGCCTGGAAGCGACCGGGGGAGAAGCTGCGGGCGTGCTCAACGTGGGGTTGGATCAGTGCCGATCGTGTAGTACATTGCCTCGTAGAAATGGGGACCGTCGTGTGCTCGCGGCCCCATCGCATCATCCAGTCACGAGGTGCGTCCCCGCATGACTACGGCGACCGACGGGTCGGAGGAAGCCGAACTCCGCCGCCACATTTTGGATACGGCGCGTCACCTGCTCGTGCAGGAGGGCTATAAGGCGCTGTCGATGCGCACGATTGCCGACGCCATTGGCTACAGCGCCACCAGCATCTACCTTCACTTCGACGGCAAGGACGCGCTGCTCCACGCCCTCATCCACGAGGGCATGATGGCGTTGCGGGATCGTCTCCGAGACGCGGCGGCGCAACACCCTGAGTCCCCGGTTCAGCGTCTCCACGCCCTCTGCGAATGCTTCGTCGAGTTTGGGCTCGAAAACCCGGAGTACTACGAGATTATGTTCCAGTTGCGGCCGGAGCGGATGGAACGCTATCCGCCCGAAAAGTACCGAGCGGCCCGTGAGAATCTGGACTTCTTTGCCCGGGCCCTTGACGAAGGCGTCGACCAGGGCATTTTCGAGGTGGACGACAGCCGGGTGTCCGCGAGCGCCGTCTGGGCGTCGCTGCACGGCACCGTGTCGCTGCTCCTGGCCGACCGCGTGGACGTGCACATCGACCCGGACGCGTTCATCGAGACCGCCATCCGCCAGGTCCTCCGTGGATTCCAAGCGCCTGCCGCGTCCACGTCCTGATGCGCCCTGAGACGCCCTCGGCGTGGTGCCGGGTTTCCTTTCACCGATGCTGACCCGCAGCTCATGTCCGGTCCCATTTACACGGCGCCCCCAGATGCTGGTCCCTGCGTGCGGGGGCGGACCATCCCTGATCTGCTGTACGAGGCCACCGACGCGTACGACAACCCCCAGGCCCTGAACCAGCCGACCGACGAGGGCTGGGTGCCCATGTCGCTCGATCAATTTCGGCGGCGGGCGGAAGCGACGGCCCTGGGCCTGCGTGCCCTCGGCCTGGAGCAGGGGGCGAAGGTGGCCCTCCTCCTGGAGAGCGACGTGCACTACTGTGTCGTCGACATGGGGTGCCTGATCGGGGGCCTCATCGACGTGCCGCTGTACCTGTCGAGCGCGGCGGAGCAGATGCAGTACGTCGTCGACCACGCCGAGGCAGAGGCGCTCGTCGTCTCCAACCCGAAGCGCCTCGGGCAGGCCGCGGCCCTGCTCCCGGACCTGCCCCGCATCGAGACGGTCATCGTCTGCGACCCCGGCGACGAGGACGCCCGCCCGGACCTGCCGGACCGGGTGACGCTAAAGACGCTGGAGGCCGTTCAGGCCCTCGGCCGCGCCGAGGTTGAGGACCCGTCCGCGGCCGTCGACGACCTGCGGGCGGAAATCGACCCCCAGGACCTCGCGACCATCATCTACACGAGTGGCACCACGGGGCGGCCCAAGGGCGTGATGCTGTCCCACGAGAACATCTCGTCGAACGCCATTACGTCGATCGCGGAGATCGACGACTTCGAGACCGGTCCGGAAGGGGAAGTGGTGATCTCGTTCCTGCCCCTCACGCATGTGTTCGCCCGCATGCTGCAGTACGCCTACATGATGCGGGGCATCAGCATCTACTTCGCCCACCCCGACGACCTCGTGGACGCCCTGCCGAAGGTGCGACCGACGGTCTTCGCGTCGGTCCCGCGCGTCCTCGAAAAG is part of the Salinibacter ruber DSM 13855 genome and encodes:
- the porV gene encoding type IX secretion system outer membrane channel protein PorV is translated as MADQVLSRAPRWFVVAFGLFLVGGLTVPAHGQVAQSSALFLRIEPDSRAAGMGNAGVATADNANTIFWNPSGLAFQQDTQVGITHANWLPEFNANLFYEYLVGSYHVDGVGTFGGNVQYLNLGETEIRDPSGNRLGVTNSYQLAISTSYGVKVSERLGVGTSLRYIHSKLTSGLREGTGEGNAATLATDISALYRSAPFALGGADATFSAGLNIANLGGTLDFNENSPDEDPIPANLRFGPALTIDFDEYNSLTFATDFNKSLVSTERRVVDGDTARVGKTGFEALFDSWGAARGQVGPNGEASSLSLVEQFTVGTGVEYWYSDLFALRTGYYYENPDNGDRQFLTFGAGLRYNIVGVDISYLYTAEDESPLANTLRFSLLFNFQ
- a CDS encoding TetR/AcrR family transcriptional regulator, whose product is MTTATDGSEEAELRRHILDTARHLLVQEGYKALSMRTIADAIGYSATSIYLHFDGKDALLHALIHEGMMALRDRLRDAAAQHPESPVQRLHALCECFVEFGLENPEYYEIMFQLRPERMERYPPEKYRAARENLDFFARALDEGVDQGIFEVDDSRVSASAVWASLHGTVSLLLADRVDVHIDPDAFIETAIRQVLRGFQAPAASTS